A window from Lactiplantibacillus pentosus encodes these proteins:
- a CDS encoding cold-shock protein: protein MKNGTVKWFNADKGFGFITGEDGTDVFVHFSAIQTDGFKTLDEGQKVTYDEEQGDRGPQATNVRPQ from the coding sequence ATGAAAAATGGTACGGTAAAATGGTTCAACGCGGATAAGGGATTTGGTTTTATTACGGGTGAAGACGGTACCGATGTCTTCGTTCATTTCTCAGCGATCCAAACGGATGGTTTCAAGACCTTAGATGAAGGTCAAAAAGTAACCTATGATGAAGAACAAGGTGATCGTGGTCCGCAAGCGACGAACGTTCGACCTCAATAG